Proteins co-encoded in one Gossypium arboreum isolate Shixiya-1 chromosome 11, ASM2569848v2, whole genome shotgun sequence genomic window:
- the LOC108470988 gene encoding importin subunit alpha-1b-like codes for MHPPQQPRPLSEQPETQPPQTLLDLITGVLSLLLLSSLTVRSFVGRWQVLRSKLCSLQSSLSSISESPHWNDNSLLHNLFPSLLSTLQRLKALSDQCILSSFTGGKLLMQSDLDIASSSLSNHLHDLDLLLRSGVLHQSNAIVLSHPGPGSDKDDLGFFIRDLFTRLQIGGIEFKKKALESLLQLLNDNDKSTPLVAKEGNVGYLISLLEVNSQPLIREQAVLAVSVLASSSEDLRKIVFEEGGLGPLLRILETGSIALKEKAAIAVEAITADPENTWAISAYGGVSVLIEACRSGSQPTQTHAVGALRNVASVEDIRMALGEEGAVPVLFQLLISGTSAAQEKAANCISILASSGEYFRALIIQEKGLPRLMHLLQDLSSSDTVEHLLRTISSLSVLDSVSRILSSSTAFIIQLGEFIKHGNLILQQISACLLSKLSISDGNKRAISSCISSLVKLMESPKPVGLQEAAAQALVSLLTVRSNRKELVRDEKSVMRLVQMLDPKNEAVSKKFPLMVVTAVLGGGSGGCRKRLTAAGANKHLQSLAEIEVAGAKKALQRLAGNRLKSIFSRTWRE; via the coding sequence ATGCATCCACCCCAACAACCGCGGCCGCTGTCTGAGCAACCAGAAACTCAACCACCGCAGACGCTTCTTGACCTAATCACCGGCGTTCTCTCTCTCCTCCTCCTTTCTTCTCTCACCGTCCGGTCTTTCGTCGGACGGTGGCAAGTCCTCCGATCGAAGCTCTGTTCCCTCCAATCATCTCTCTCCTCTATCTCCGAATCTCCTCACTGGAACGACAACTCTTTGCTTCATAATCTTTTCCCTTCCCTTCTCTCCACCCTTCAGCGTTTGAAAGCTCTCTCCGATCAATGTATCCTCTCTTCATTCACCGGCGGCAAACTCCTCATGCAAAGCGACCTCGACATAGCTTCGTCTTCTCTCTCCAACCATCTCCATGATCTCGATCTGCTTCTTAGGTCTGGCGTTCTTCACCAGTCCAACGCCATCGTTTTGTCTCACCCGGGACCTGGATCTGATAAAGACGATTTGGGTTTTTTCATCAGGGATCTTTTTACCCGACTTCAGATCGGAGGCATCGAGTTCAAAAAGAAAGCTTTAGAATcacttcttcagcttctcaacgACAACGATAAATCTACTCCGCTGGTTGCTAAAGAGGGAAATGTTGGCTATTTGATAAGTCTTCTCGAAGTTAACAGCCAACCTTTAATTCGAGAACAAGCCGTTTTGGCAGTATCGGTACTGGCTTCTTCAAGCGAAGATTTGAGAAAAATTGTTTTCGAGGAAGGAGGATTAGGGCCTTTACTGAGAATCCTTGAAACAGGTTCCATTGCTTTAAAAGAAAAGGCCGCGATTGCTGTTGAAGCAATCACCGCCGATCCCGAAAACACCTGGGCAATTTCAGCGTACGGCGGAGTTTCGGTATTAATAGAAGCCTGCCGATCTGGCTCCCAACCGACACAAACCCACGCGGTTGGCGCTCTTCGAAACGTGGCTTCCGTGGAAGATATTAGAATGGCTTTGGGTGAAGAAGGTGCGGTTCCTGTTTTATTCCAGCTGTTAATCTCGGGTACCAGCGCTGCCCAAGAAAAAGCAGCCAATTGCATTTCGATACTCGCTTCTTCGGGCGAATATTTTCGTGCATTGATTATACAAGAAAAGGGATTGCCAAGATTAATGCATCTACTTCAAGATTTATCAAGTTCAGATACAGTCGAGCATCTTCTCCGCACGATCAGTTCGCTTTCGGTTTTAGATTCCGTTTCACGGATTTTATCATCTTCGACGGCCTTCATTATCCAATTGGGCGAGTTTATTAAGCACGGGAACTTGATTTTGCAACAGATTTCAGCTTGTTTGTTATCAAAGTTATCGATTAGTGATGGAAACAAGCGTGCCATTTCTAGTTGCATTAGTTCTTTGGTAAAATTAATGGAATCACCAAAGCCAGTAGGGTTACAGGAGGCGGCAGCCCAGGCGCTTGTTTCGCTACTGACGGTCCGGTCAAATAGGAAGGAGTTGGTTAGGGATGAGAAGAGCGTGATGAGACTGGTGCAGATGTTGGACCCCAAAAATGAGGCTGTGTCAAAGAAGTTTCCACTGATGGTGGTTACTGCAGTGTTGGGTGGAGGAAGCGGTGGTTGTAGGAAGAGACTGACGGCTGCCGGTGCCAATAAGCACCTGCAGAGTCTGGCGGAAATTGAAGTCGCCGGAGCAAAGAAAGCGCTTCAGAGACTAGCTGGAAATAGGCTAAAAAGCATTTTCAGCAGGACTTGGAGGGAATAA